A region from the Serinibacter arcticus genome encodes:
- a CDS encoding SRPBCC family protein, with product MPPARRAPRGPVHELRSTWDLPVDAARAWDVLAVASRWEQWWPQVTSQVLRPGDAHGVGTRGHLVFRAPLGYRLRLGLEVTSADPPRHVVMRSVGDLVGSAVADLTEHDGGTRVVIDWRVRLTRPELVLLGRAVPVLAERSHARVMDDGERGLRAFLADG from the coding sequence GTGCCCCCCGCGCGGCGCGCTCCTCGCGGCCCGGTCCACGAGCTCCGCTCGACCTGGGACCTCCCGGTCGACGCCGCGCGGGCGTGGGACGTGCTCGCCGTCGCCTCGCGCTGGGAGCAGTGGTGGCCGCAGGTCACCTCGCAGGTCCTGCGGCCGGGCGACGCCCACGGCGTCGGCACGCGCGGTCACCTCGTCTTCCGCGCGCCGCTGGGCTACCGGCTGCGGCTCGGTCTGGAGGTCACCTCCGCCGACCCGCCGCGCCACGTGGTGATGCGGAGCGTCGGCGACCTGGTGGGTTCCGCCGTCGCGGACCTGACGGAGCACGACGGCGGCACGCGCGTCGTCATCGACTGGCGGGTGCGACTCACGCGCCCCGAGCTCGTCCTGCTCGGCCGGGCCGTGCCCGTGCTCGCCGAACGCTCGCACGCGAGGGTGATGGACGACGGCGAACGCGGCCTGCGCGCGTTCCTCGCCGACGGCTGA
- a CDS encoding GH1 family beta-glucosidase, translated as MTSTTPDPRPVSPWPAPDTSIARTFGPAFSWGVATAAFQIEGASHTDGRTDSIWDHFARIPGAVVNGDTGEIADDHYHRYPADVALMKELGVDTYRFSTSWARVRPDGGDLNPAGVAFYDRLVDELLAAGISPWLTLYHWDLPQALEERGGWRHRDTAFLFAEYAMDMHAALGDRVSSWTTLNEPWCSAFLGYAGGQHAPGVTDDAGALRALHHLLLGHGHAITALREADAELDLGITLNFSRYAPLDPASEADRDTVRRLEDGMYGCFTGPIFSGAYPQTFLDDVAEIWPADLVQPGDLDVIAAPIDVLGVNYYNSWVIAAPDGSGTVSPSGASADEGVSPWLTARESRWIPTQAPRTEMDWENHPGAFRDLLVELDREVTGPAGTHLVITENGAAYPDDVLVDGAVLDLDRITYLREHVAAVHEAIEAGADVRGYLLWTLLDNFEWAYGYGKTFGIVHVDRDTMERTPKASARWYSSLMHSHRLEASGGDGDVPAGATPTA; from the coding sequence GTGACCTCAACGACGCCGGACCCACGCCCCGTCTCGCCCTGGCCCGCCCCGGACACGAGCATCGCCCGCACCTTCGGGCCCGCCTTCTCCTGGGGAGTGGCCACCGCCGCGTTCCAGATCGAGGGCGCCAGCCACACGGACGGCCGGACCGACTCGATCTGGGACCACTTCGCCCGCATCCCCGGCGCCGTCGTCAACGGTGACACCGGTGAGATCGCCGACGACCACTACCACCGCTACCCGGCCGACGTCGCGCTCATGAAGGAGCTCGGCGTCGACACCTACCGGTTCTCGACGTCGTGGGCGCGGGTCCGGCCCGACGGCGGCGACCTCAACCCGGCGGGCGTGGCGTTCTACGACCGGCTCGTCGACGAGCTGCTCGCCGCCGGCATCTCGCCCTGGCTGACGCTGTACCACTGGGACCTCCCGCAGGCGTTGGAGGAGCGAGGCGGCTGGCGCCACCGCGACACCGCCTTCCTGTTCGCCGAGTACGCGATGGACATGCACGCCGCGCTCGGTGACCGCGTGAGCAGCTGGACCACGCTCAACGAGCCGTGGTGCTCGGCGTTCCTCGGCTACGCGGGCGGTCAGCACGCGCCCGGGGTGACCGACGACGCCGGCGCGCTCCGCGCCCTGCACCACCTCCTGCTCGGCCACGGTCACGCGATCACGGCGCTGCGCGAGGCCGACGCCGAGCTCGACCTCGGCATCACGCTGAACTTCTCGCGGTACGCCCCGCTGGACCCCGCCAGCGAGGCGGACCGCGACACCGTCCGCCGCCTCGAGGATGGCATGTACGGCTGCTTCACCGGCCCGATCTTCTCCGGCGCCTACCCGCAGACCTTCCTCGACGACGTCGCCGAGATCTGGCCCGCCGACCTCGTGCAGCCGGGCGACCTCGACGTCATCGCGGCCCCGATCGACGTGCTCGGCGTGAACTACTACAACTCGTGGGTCATCGCGGCGCCGGACGGTTCCGGCACCGTCTCGCCGTCGGGCGCCTCCGCCGACGAGGGCGTCTCGCCGTGGCTCACCGCGCGCGAGTCGCGGTGGATCCCCACGCAGGCACCCCGGACCGAGATGGACTGGGAGAACCACCCCGGCGCGTTCCGCGACCTGCTCGTCGAGCTCGACCGGGAGGTCACCGGCCCCGCCGGCACCCACCTCGTCATCACCGAGAACGGCGCGGCCTACCCCGACGACGTCCTGGTCGACGGCGCGGTCCTCGACCTCGACCGCATCACCTACCTGCGCGAGCACGTCGCCGCCGTCCACGAGGCGATCGAGGCCGGTGCTGACGTCCGCGGCTACCTGCTGTGGACCCTGCTCGACAACTTCGAGTGGGCCTACGGCTACGGCAAGACCTTCGGGATCGTCCACGTCGACCGCGACACGATGGAGCGCACCCCGAAGGCCAGCGCGCGCTGGTACTCCTCGCTGATGCACAGCCACCGGCTCGAGGCGTCCGGCGGCGACGGCGACGTCCCCGCCGGCGCGACGCCGACGGCCTGA
- a CDS encoding SufE family protein: MTDTLPPALAAIREDFLALGVADRLQLLLEFSHGLPDLPEEYAARPELLEPVPECQSPIAFFTELVEGDDGVAHVRFLASAPPGAPTSRGFAGILAEGIDGLTPEEVAAVPSDYPLTLGLAEAVSPLRLRGMTALLTRTKRQVAERVAAR, from the coding sequence GTGACCGACACCCTGCCCCCGGCGCTCGCGGCGATCCGCGAGGACTTCCTCGCGCTCGGCGTCGCCGACCGCCTGCAGCTGCTGCTCGAGTTCTCCCACGGGCTCCCCGACCTGCCGGAGGAGTACGCGGCGCGGCCCGAGCTGCTGGAGCCGGTGCCGGAGTGCCAGTCGCCGATCGCGTTCTTCACCGAGCTGGTGGAGGGGGACGACGGCGTCGCGCACGTCCGGTTCCTCGCCTCGGCCCCGCCCGGGGCACCGACGTCGCGCGGGTTCGCCGGGATCCTCGCCGAGGGGATCGACGGCCTCACGCCGGAGGAGGTGGCCGCCGTCCCCAGCGACTACCCGCTCACGCTGGGGCTGGCCGAGGCCGTGTCGCCGCTGCGGCTGCGCGGGATGACGGCGCTGCTCACCCGGACCAAGCGCCAGGTCGCGGAGCGGGTCGCCGCGCGCTGA
- a CDS encoding SRPBCC family protein, producing MPVVESSVVVPVPVEVAFAVSQTTGEIRLRWDPFIARQRFLDGATAPGKGVRTRTTHRSGLSMVSEYVSHRPPTTSGMRMVTGPWFFERLAAGWRFVPDGDGATLATWRYNFVCRPAWLAPLAERVGTWVLGRDIDRRIAGFARGCADAVVVEAARASLEG from the coding sequence ATGCCCGTCGTCGAGTCGTCCGTGGTCGTGCCCGTGCCGGTGGAGGTCGCGTTCGCGGTCTCGCAGACCACCGGGGAGATCCGGTTGCGCTGGGACCCTTTCATAGCGCGGCAGCGGTTCCTCGACGGCGCGACGGCGCCGGGCAAGGGGGTGCGGACCCGCACCACCCACCGCTCGGGTCTGTCGATGGTGAGCGAGTACGTCTCTCACCGGCCGCCCACGACCTCGGGCATGCGGATGGTCACGGGGCCGTGGTTCTTCGAGCGGCTCGCCGCCGGCTGGCGGTTCGTGCCCGACGGCGACGGCGCGACCCTCGCGACGTGGCGGTACAACTTCGTGTGCCGGCCGGCGTGGCTGGCCCCGCTGGCGGAGCGCGTCGGGACCTGGGTGCTCGGTCGCGACATCGACCGCCGGATCGCGGGCTTCGCGCGCGGGTGCGCGGACGCCGTCGTGGTCGAGGCGGCGCGGGCGTCGCTCGAAGGCTGA
- a CDS encoding DUF1905 domain-containing protein, whose amino-acid sequence MPYEFDAELWTLDSGGLHVVTVPEAMSDEIDERTAGSQGGFGSVKVAVAIGSSSWTTSLFPSLEVGAYILPIKKPIRTAQGCARGDVVHVGLRLVGLED is encoded by the coding sequence ATGCCCTACGAGTTCGACGCCGAGCTGTGGACCCTGGACAGCGGCGGCCTGCACGTGGTCACCGTCCCGGAGGCGATGTCGGACGAGATCGACGAGCGCACGGCCGGCAGCCAGGGCGGGTTCGGCTCGGTCAAGGTCGCCGTCGCGATCGGCTCGAGCTCCTGGACCACCTCGCTCTTCCCGAGCCTCGAGGTGGGCGCCTACATCCTGCCGATCAAGAAGCCGATCCGGACGGCGCAGGGGTGCGCGAGGGGTGACGTCGTGCACGTCGGGCTGCGGCTGGTCGGCCTCGAGGACTGA
- a CDS encoding ATP-binding cassette domain-containing protein, whose amino-acid sequence MSRTAPRSSRNRLVRFRLAPLRAAAILAAAFVAARVVYRGLFDGLDRDGTLLLDLPAYRLPEPVDHVVLLGPITTGGVATAVVSALPIAAVIAAFGLLNAVLDVPALCARLSRGGPLRSVGQALVIAWATFPGLVRSVTDVRRARRLRGERGAASLLVPVMERTVERAVTLGASMEVRGFAGDAATAAVAVPGAPAVELHDASFGHDGDWRLRADLAVPAGRLVVLTGATGSGKSTLLRALSGLHQHADGGRSTGTVRVLGVDRAALPHTTAGLVGVVPQHPRLTFVAETVAAEIAFGCEVLGLDDVDARVHDAAERLGVSALLEATPVDLSAGESHLVALAAAVAHGPQLLLVDEPLADLDAAARARVVAALTDLVADGRTVVVAEHRTAELEPHVSLRLVVEPEGDGGARVVVAGPAPAPASLVRAGTPSPPPTAPTSPRPPVLQARVLHLGFGERTLLRDGHVTVGAGEILAVTGDVGSGKTSLLGALALPTHAGVEVDGADVTRLRRRRRPRHLALVPDASDDLLFRLTVAEEAARADRLVRAAPGSTLARFLGFVGVTPNDDRASAGALAARHPRDLSVGQRRLLVLAVQLAAAPSVLLVDEPGRGLDPDASVAVRTALLATAEAGTAVVLATHEAAFVALAHRTLALRDGSLVAVPGIAVGHDTPATGDAAASEVHP is encoded by the coding sequence GTGAGCCGCACCGCCCCGCGGTCGAGCCGGAATCGCCTCGTGCGGTTCCGGCTCGCGCCGTTGCGGGCGGCGGCGATCCTGGCCGCGGCGTTCGTCGCGGCGCGGGTGGTCTACCGCGGTCTGTTCGACGGGCTCGACCGCGACGGCACCCTGCTGCTCGACCTCCCCGCGTACCGGCTCCCCGAGCCGGTCGACCACGTCGTCCTCCTCGGTCCGATCACGACCGGCGGCGTGGCGACGGCGGTCGTCAGCGCCCTGCCGATCGCCGCGGTGATCGCGGCGTTCGGCCTGCTCAACGCCGTGCTCGACGTCCCCGCGCTCTGCGCACGCCTCAGCCGCGGTGGCCCGCTGCGCTCGGTGGGCCAGGCCCTGGTGATCGCGTGGGCGACCTTCCCGGGGCTGGTGCGGAGCGTCACCGACGTGCGTCGGGCGCGGCGCCTGCGGGGCGAGCGCGGCGCCGCGTCGCTCCTCGTCCCCGTGATGGAGCGCACGGTCGAGCGGGCCGTCACCCTCGGCGCCTCGATGGAGGTGCGCGGCTTCGCCGGCGACGCCGCTACCGCCGCCGTCGCCGTGCCCGGGGCGCCCGCCGTCGAGCTCCACGACGCCTCGTTCGGTCACGACGGCGACTGGCGCCTGCGCGCCGACCTCGCCGTGCCCGCGGGTCGGCTCGTGGTCCTCACCGGTGCGACCGGCTCCGGGAAGTCCACGCTGCTGCGCGCGCTCAGCGGCCTGCACCAGCACGCGGACGGCGGTCGGAGCACCGGGACCGTGCGGGTGCTCGGCGTCGACCGCGCGGCGCTCCCGCACACCACCGCCGGGCTCGTCGGGGTCGTGCCGCAGCACCCCCGGCTGACCTTCGTCGCGGAGACCGTCGCGGCCGAGATCGCGTTCGGCTGCGAGGTCCTCGGGCTCGACGACGTCGATGCGCGCGTGCACGACGCCGCCGAGCGGCTCGGCGTCAGCGCGCTCCTGGAGGCCACGCCCGTCGACCTGTCGGCCGGGGAGTCCCACCTCGTCGCGCTGGCCGCCGCCGTGGCGCACGGTCCGCAGCTGCTCCTGGTCGACGAGCCGCTCGCCGACCTCGACGCCGCGGCTCGCGCGCGCGTCGTCGCGGCCCTGACCGACCTCGTCGCCGACGGGCGGACCGTCGTCGTCGCGGAGCACCGCACCGCGGAGCTCGAACCGCACGTCTCGCTGCGGCTCGTGGTCGAACCCGAGGGCGACGGCGGGGCGCGCGTCGTCGTCGCGGGCCCCGCGCCCGCCCCGGCCTCCCTCGTCCGGGCGGGGACGCCGTCGCCGCCCCCGACCGCACCGACCTCCCCCCGGCCGCCGGTCCTGCAGGCGCGCGTCCTTCATCTGGGGTTCGGCGAGCGGACGCTCCTGCGTGACGGTCACGTCACGGTGGGCGCGGGCGAGATCCTCGCCGTCACGGGCGACGTCGGCTCCGGCAAGACCAGCCTGCTCGGAGCCCTCGCGCTGCCGACCCACGCCGGGGTGGAGGTCGACGGCGCGGACGTCACCCGCCTGCGTCGTCGGAGGCGTCCGCGGCACCTCGCCCTCGTCCCCGACGCCTCCGACGACCTCCTGTTCCGGCTCACCGTGGCCGAGGAGGCCGCGCGCGCCGACCGGCTGGTCCGAGCAGCCCCCGGCAGCACCCTCGCCCGGTTCCTCGGCTTCGTGGGCGTGACTCCCAACGACGACCGGGCCTCGGCCGGCGCACTCGCCGCGCGCCACCCCCGCGACCTGTCCGTCGGGCAGCGCCGACTGCTCGTGCTGGCGGTCCAGCTCGCGGCGGCCCCCAGCGTCCTGCTCGTCGACGAACCGGGACGCGGCCTCGACCCGGACGCCTCGGTCGCCGTGCGGACCGCGCTGCTGGCGACGGCGGAGGCCGGCACCGCCGTCGTCCTCGCCACCCACGAGGCCGCGTTCGTGGCGCTGGCGCACCGGACCCTCGCGCTGCGCGACGGATCGCTGGTCGCGGTGCCGGGGATCGCCGTCGGGCACGACACCCCGGCGACCGGTGACGCTGCTGCGAGCGAGGTGCACCCGTGA
- the metH gene encoding methionine synthase has protein sequence MGRRVVVADGAMGTMLQEHDPSLEDYQQLEGCNEILNVSRPDIIAAVHDAYYEVGVDAVETNTFGANWSNLSDYEIDDRITELAREGARIARERAEAWEGRDGRVRWVLGSMGPGTKLPSLGHTTYAHLRSTFAEQAVGLIDGGADAFLVETSQDLLQTKAAINGCKQAIVERGVRLPIFVEVTVETTGTMLMGSEIGAALTALEPLGVDAIGLNCATGPAEMSEHLRQLSVRSRVPVVCMPNAGLPVLGKNGAEYPLGPEELAAAHEQFVREFGLSLIGGCCGTTPAHLAAVVRRVARLTPAPRVPAPEAGVASLYQHVPFDQDASYLAIGERTNANGSKAFREAMLEANWDECVQIARNQIRVGAHLLDVCVDYVGRDGVADVREIVSRFASASTLPLVIDSTEPAVLAAGLELVGGRPVVNSVNYEDGEGPASRFGQIMPLVKEHGAAVIALTIDEEGQARTRADKVRIASRLVDTLVGEWGMRVDDIVVDALTFPIATGQEETRRDAIETIEAIREITTKYPGIHTTLGVSNVSFGLNPAARSVLNSVFIHEAVAAGLDSAIVDAAKIVPLASVPDEQREVALDLVWDRRRYDDEGNLTYDPLARMLDIFAGVNSAELRDARAAELAALPVGQRLERRIIDGEAKGLEADLDLARADGMTALGIINDHLLEGMKVVGERFGAGEMQLPFVLTSAEVMKSAVALLEPHMERSSAAGKGTMVLATVRGDVHDIGKNLVDIILTNNGYDVVNIGIKKTINEIIAAAEEHDADVIGMSGLLVKSTVVMKDNLLELNARGLATRWPVILGGAALTRPYVEQDLAELFDGEVRYARDAFEGLALMEPLVAIARGADPADVGLPALRKRRHAPSTLVLTEPEAMPARSDVVADNPVPAPPFWGTRLVRGIALADYAAFLDERATFLGQWGLKPGRGEGGASYEELVATEGRPRLRYWLDRILAEGMLDASVAYGYFPVVAEGNDVVVLHHGDDPDGVLGTPGLIAPDGGSGGEVGTERLRFSFPRQRRDRHLCLADFVKSRESGLVDVMPVQLVTAGAHVDQVTAEMFARDAYRDYYELNGLVMQLTESLAEYWHARIRAELGFAGEEPVEVEGLFKLDYRGGRFSLGYPACPDMEDRRKVVELLRPERLGVVLSEELQLHPEQSTDAFVLHHPEAKYFSV, from the coding sequence ATGGGCCGCCGCGTCGTCGTCGCCGACGGCGCGATGGGCACGATGCTGCAGGAGCACGACCCGAGCCTGGAGGACTACCAGCAGCTCGAGGGGTGCAACGAGATCCTCAACGTCTCTCGCCCCGACATCATCGCCGCGGTGCACGACGCTTACTACGAGGTGGGCGTCGACGCCGTCGAGACCAACACGTTCGGCGCCAACTGGTCGAACCTCTCGGACTACGAGATCGACGACCGCATCACGGAGCTCGCCCGCGAGGGAGCCCGGATCGCGCGCGAGCGCGCCGAGGCGTGGGAGGGCCGTGACGGCCGCGTGCGCTGGGTGCTGGGCTCGATGGGCCCCGGCACCAAGCTGCCGAGCCTCGGGCACACCACCTACGCCCACCTCCGCTCGACCTTTGCCGAGCAGGCCGTCGGCCTCATCGACGGCGGCGCCGACGCCTTCCTCGTGGAGACTTCCCAGGACCTGCTGCAGACCAAGGCGGCGATCAACGGCTGCAAGCAGGCCATCGTCGAGCGCGGGGTGCGGCTGCCGATCTTCGTCGAGGTGACGGTGGAGACCACCGGCACGATGCTCATGGGCAGCGAGATCGGGGCGGCGCTGACCGCGCTCGAACCGCTCGGCGTCGACGCCATCGGGCTCAACTGCGCGACCGGTCCCGCGGAGATGAGCGAGCACCTGCGCCAGCTGTCGGTGCGTTCGCGCGTGCCGGTCGTCTGCATGCCGAACGCGGGGCTCCCGGTGCTCGGCAAGAACGGCGCCGAGTACCCGCTCGGACCCGAGGAGCTGGCGGCGGCGCACGAGCAGTTCGTCCGCGAGTTCGGCCTCTCGCTCATCGGTGGCTGCTGCGGCACGACGCCGGCGCACCTGGCCGCGGTCGTCCGGCGGGTCGCCCGGCTCACGCCGGCACCGCGCGTGCCCGCCCCCGAGGCGGGCGTCGCCAGCCTCTACCAGCACGTCCCGTTCGACCAGGACGCGTCCTACCTCGCCATCGGCGAGCGCACGAACGCCAACGGCTCGAAGGCGTTCCGCGAGGCGATGCTCGAGGCGAACTGGGACGAGTGCGTCCAGATCGCGCGCAACCAGATCCGCGTCGGCGCCCACCTGCTCGACGTGTGCGTGGACTACGTGGGGCGCGACGGCGTCGCGGACGTCCGCGAGATCGTCTCGCGCTTCGCCTCGGCCTCCACGCTGCCGCTGGTCATCGACTCGACCGAGCCCGCCGTGCTCGCCGCCGGGCTGGAGCTGGTCGGCGGCCGCCCTGTCGTCAACTCCGTCAACTACGAGGACGGTGAGGGTCCCGCCTCGCGCTTCGGCCAGATCATGCCGCTGGTGAAGGAGCACGGCGCCGCCGTCATCGCCCTGACGATCGACGAGGAGGGGCAGGCCCGCACGCGCGCGGACAAGGTCCGCATCGCCTCGCGCCTGGTCGACACGCTCGTGGGCGAGTGGGGGATGCGGGTGGACGACATCGTCGTCGACGCCCTGACGTTCCCCATCGCGACGGGGCAGGAGGAGACGCGCCGCGACGCGATCGAGACCATCGAGGCGATCCGCGAGATCACCACGAAGTACCCCGGGATCCACACGACGCTCGGCGTCTCGAACGTCTCCTTCGGGCTCAACCCCGCGGCGCGCTCCGTGCTCAACTCCGTCTTCATCCACGAGGCGGTGGCCGCCGGACTCGACTCCGCGATCGTCGACGCCGCCAAGATCGTGCCGCTCGCCTCCGTGCCGGACGAGCAGCGCGAGGTCGCGCTCGACCTCGTGTGGGACCGTCGGCGCTACGACGACGAGGGCAACCTCACCTACGACCCCCTGGCCCGCATGCTCGACATCTTCGCCGGGGTGAACAGCGCCGAGCTGCGCGACGCCCGCGCCGCCGAGCTCGCCGCCCTCCCGGTGGGCCAGCGCCTGGAGCGCCGGATCATCGACGGCGAGGCCAAGGGCCTCGAGGCCGACCTCGACCTCGCGCGCGCCGACGGCATGACCGCGCTCGGCATCATCAACGACCACCTGCTCGAGGGCATGAAGGTGGTCGGCGAGCGGTTCGGTGCGGGGGAGATGCAGCTGCCGTTCGTGCTCACCTCCGCCGAGGTGATGAAGAGCGCCGTGGCGCTGCTCGAACCGCACATGGAGCGCTCCAGCGCGGCCGGCAAGGGCACGATGGTGCTCGCGACGGTACGCGGCGACGTGCACGACATCGGCAAGAACCTCGTCGACATCATCCTCACCAACAACGGCTACGACGTCGTCAACATCGGTATCAAGAAGACGATCAACGAGATCATCGCGGCGGCCGAGGAGCACGACGCCGACGTGATCGGCATGTCGGGGCTGCTCGTGAAGTCGACCGTCGTGATGAAGGACAACCTGCTCGAGCTGAACGCCCGCGGGCTCGCCACGCGCTGGCCCGTCATCCTCGGCGGGGCGGCCCTGACCCGGCCCTACGTCGAGCAGGACCTGGCGGAGCTGTTCGACGGCGAGGTCCGCTACGCCCGCGACGCGTTCGAGGGCCTGGCGCTGATGGAGCCGCTGGTCGCGATCGCGCGCGGCGCCGACCCGGCCGACGTCGGGCTGCCCGCCCTGCGCAAGCGCCGCCACGCGCCGTCCACCCTGGTGCTCACGGAGCCCGAGGCGATGCCGGCCCGCTCCGACGTCGTCGCCGACAACCCGGTGCCCGCGCCCCCGTTCTGGGGCACCCGGCTCGTGCGCGGGATCGCGCTGGCCGACTACGCCGCGTTCCTCGACGAGCGCGCGACGTTCCTCGGGCAGTGGGGTCTCAAGCCCGGCCGCGGTGAGGGCGGTGCGTCCTACGAGGAGCTCGTGGCGACCGAGGGTCGGCCGCGGCTGCGGTACTGGCTGGATCGGATCCTGGCCGAGGGCATGCTCGACGCCTCGGTCGCCTACGGCTACTTCCCGGTCGTGGCGGAGGGGAACGACGTCGTCGTGCTCCACCACGGTGACGACCCCGACGGCGTGCTCGGCACCCCGGGGCTGATCGCGCCCGACGGCGGGAGCGGCGGTGAGGTGGGGACCGAGCGGCTGCGCTTCTCCTTCCCGCGCCAGCGTCGGGACCGTCACCTGTGCCTGGCCGACTTCGTGAAGTCGCGCGAGAGCGGCCTGGTGGACGTGATGCCCGTGCAGCTCGTGACGGCCGGGGCGCACGTGGACCAGGTGACCGCCGAGATGTTCGCCCGGGACGCCTACCGCGACTACTACGAGCTCAACGGGCTCGTCATGCAGCTGACCGAGTCGCTCGCCGAGTACTGGCACGCGCGGATCCGCGCCGAGCTCGGGTTCGCGGGGGAGGAGCCGGTCGAGGTGGAGGGGTTGTTCAAGCTCGACTACCGCGGCGGCCGGTTCTCGCTCGGCTACCCCGCCTGCCCCGACATGGAGGACCGCCGCAAGGTGGTCGAGCTGCTGCGTCCGGAGCGGCTCGGGGTCGTCCTGAGCGAGGAGCTGCAGCTGCACCCGGAGCAGTCCACCGACGCATTCGTGCTGCACCACCCCGAGGCGAAGTACTTCTCCGTCTGA
- a CDS encoding ECF transporter S component, protein MTRTGRLAMLLANLVAAAAFAWPLLVPALPSQAQAAAPWAALGLVPVAVVLALVALDRSVRSATTLAMLGTLTAVGAAVRIAGTGVGGVEAVFVVLILAGRAFGARFGFLLGVLVIGLSSIVSGFGPWTPFQMVACAWVGAGAGLLPGGRRRSGGDADTVRAVPSARGARWREAGLLAVYGVVASYLFGAVMNLWFWPFAVGPDTSISYSPGAPLTQNVGSFLGYTLVTSTLTWDTIRAVTSVVGIAVAGPAVLAALRRTRVGAGRTPASG, encoded by the coding sequence GTGACCCGGACCGGACGCCTGGCGATGCTGCTGGCCAACCTCGTCGCGGCGGCGGCCTTCGCGTGGCCGCTCCTGGTCCCGGCCCTGCCCTCGCAGGCGCAGGCCGCGGCCCCGTGGGCCGCGCTCGGGCTGGTGCCGGTCGCCGTCGTGCTCGCGCTGGTCGCCCTCGACCGGAGCGTCCGCTCCGCGACCACGCTGGCGATGCTCGGCACGCTGACCGCCGTGGGGGCCGCGGTGCGGATCGCCGGCACGGGCGTGGGCGGGGTCGAGGCCGTGTTCGTCGTGCTGATCCTGGCCGGGCGCGCGTTCGGTGCCCGGTTCGGGTTCCTGCTGGGCGTGCTGGTGATCGGGCTGTCGTCGATCGTCAGCGGGTTCGGCCCGTGGACGCCGTTCCAGATGGTGGCGTGCGCGTGGGTCGGCGCGGGCGCCGGGCTGCTGCCGGGCGGACGACGGCGGTCGGGCGGCGACGCCGACACCGTCCGTGCCGTCCCGTCCGCCCGCGGGGCGCGGTGGCGCGAGGCCGGGCTCCTGGCGGTCTACGGCGTCGTCGCGTCGTACCTGTTCGGGGCCGTCATGAACCTGTGGTTCTGGCCCTTCGCGGTCGGCCCGGACACGTCGATCAGCTACTCCCCCGGCGCACCCCTGACCCAGAACGTCGGGTCCTTCCTCGGGTACACGCTCGTGACCTCGACGCTCACGTGGGACACGATCCGGGCGGTCACGAGCGTCGTCGGCATCGCGGTGGCCGGACCGGCCGTGCTCGCCGCGCTCCGACGGACCAGGGTGGGGGCCGGACGTACCCCCGCGTCCGGCTGA
- a CDS encoding sulfurtransferase, which translates to MPVEVDRTEPKFADYAHPERLVSTQWLADHLGEPGLVVVESDEDVLLYETGHIPTAVKIDWHLDLNDPLVRDYVDGEGFARLLGSRGISRDTTVVIYGDRSNWWAAYALWVFSLFGHPDVRLLDGGREKWIGEDRELTIDTTPITPASYPVIERDDSSLRAFKEDVLEHLGNPLIDIRSPQEYTGERLHMPDYPEEGALRGGHIPTATNVPWARAVAEDASFRPRNELEDIYGDGVAGVGLTPSDAVITYCRIGERSSHTWFVLTHLLGYDAVRNYDGSWTEWGNAVRVPIVKGDKPGLAPAR; encoded by the coding sequence ATGCCGGTCGAGGTCGATCGCACCGAGCCGAAGTTCGCGGACTACGCCCACCCGGAGCGGCTCGTGAGCACGCAGTGGCTCGCCGACCACCTGGGCGAGCCGGGCCTCGTCGTCGTCGAGAGCGACGAGGACGTGCTGCTCTACGAGACCGGCCACATCCCCACGGCGGTCAAGATCGACTGGCACCTCGACCTCAACGACCCGCTGGTCCGCGACTACGTCGACGGCGAGGGCTTCGCCCGGCTCCTCGGCTCGCGCGGCATCTCGCGCGACACGACCGTCGTGATCTACGGCGACCGCTCGAACTGGTGGGCCGCATACGCCCTCTGGGTGTTCTCGCTGTTCGGTCACCCCGACGTCCGGCTGCTGGATGGCGGCCGCGAGAAGTGGATCGGCGAGGACCGCGAGCTAACGATCGACACGACGCCGATCACGCCCGCGTCCTACCCCGTGATCGAGCGCGACGACTCCTCGCTGCGCGCGTTCAAGGAAGACGTGCTCGAGCACCTCGGCAACCCCCTCATCGACATCCGCTCGCCGCAGGAGTACACCGGCGAGCGCCTCCACATGCCGGACTACCCGGAGGAGGGCGCGCTGCGCGGCGGTCACATCCCGACGGCGACCAACGTCCCGTGGGCCCGGGCCGTCGCGGAGGACGCGTCGTTCCGGCCGCGCAACGAGCTCGAGGACATCTACGGCGACGGCGTCGCGGGCGTCGGCCTGACCCCGTCCGACGCCGTGATCACCTACTGCCGCATCGGCGAGCGCTCGAGCCACACCTGGTTCGTCCTGACCCACCTGCTCGGGTACGACGCCGTGCGCAACTACGACGGCTCGTGGACCGAGTGGGGCAACGCGGTGCGCGTGCCGATCGTCAAGGGCGACAAGCCGGGGCTCGCCCCCGCCCGCTGA